The Micropterus dolomieu isolate WLL.071019.BEF.003 ecotype Adirondacks linkage group LG20, ASM2129224v1, whole genome shotgun sequence genome has a segment encoding these proteins:
- the tdp1 gene encoding tyrosyl-DNA phosphodiesterase 1 has product MSQDSQHGKWTISSSDDDDEVLPLSGTTTSKPHRPAVSNHSSHWSGSPPSPKLTVQVKPEPANTPGSSLVIGSEARQSAVVNQLNPVKYETSPSLAGKRKKEVSDGSGWALSDSDDDDGDVKGKSLSNLPKRASPSPKTKKAKVENERPPSPHGRLYYIDEPEDFFESSMPCLNDTYRFYLNKVTGLDKKYNSGALHIRDILSPLFGTLKESVQFNYCFDIAWMVEQYPSEFRDRPVLIVHGDKREAKARLIQQAQPFPHVRFCQAKLDIAFGTHHTKMMLLWYEEGFRVIILTSNLIRADWYQKTQGMWISPMFPQLPKGSSASAGESPTFFKRDLLEYLASYRAPELEEWIQRIKEHDLSETRVYLVGSTPGRYVGSDMERWGHLRMRKLLYDHTEPIPGEEKWPVIGQFSSIGSMGLDKTKWLAGEFQRTMTTLGKSSFRPDPPMHLLYPSVEDVRTSLEGYPAGGSLPYSIQTAQKQLWLHSYFHRWKANTTGRSHAMPHIKTYMRASPDFTQLAWFLVTSANLSKAAWGALEKNNTQVMVRSYELGVLYVPSAFNMKTFPVHKNPFPLVSSSSGFPVPFDLPPTSYSPKDQPWIWNISYSQAPDTHGNIWVPS; this is encoded by the exons ATGTCTCAGGACAGTCAACACGGCAAGTGGACCATATCCAGCAGTGATGACGATGATGAGGTTCTTCCTCTTTCCGGGACTACAACCTCTAAGCCCCACCGACCCGCTGTATCCAATCACAGCTCCCATTGGTCTGGGTCTCCCCCCAGCCCCAAACTCACTGTTCAGGTGAAACCAGAACCAGCTAACACCCCTGGATCCTCACTTGTTATCGGCTCTGAAGCCAGACAGTCAGCAGTAGTTAACCAGCTGAATCCAGTGAAGTATGAAACTAGTCCGTCATTGGCTGGAAAGCGGAAGAAAGAGGTGTCAGATGGCTCAGGCTGGGCTCTCTCagatagtgatgatgatgatggagatGTAAAGGGGAAGAGTCTAAGTAATTTACCAAAAAGGGCATCTCCGAGcccaaaaacaaagaaagcgaAGGTGGAGAACGAGCGACCTCCAAGTCCCCACGGCCGGCTGTACTATATCGACGAGCCAGAGGACTTTTTTGAATCCAGTATGCCTTGTCTAAATGACACCTACAGGTTTTACCTCAACAAAGTCACAGGCCTGGACAAGAAGTACAACAGTGGAGCTCTGCACATCAGAG ACATTCTCTCTCCATTATTTGGGACCCTTAAAGAATCTGTTCAG TTTAACTACTGCTTTGATATTGCTTGGATGGTGGAGCAATACCCATCAGAGTTTAG GGACCGTCCAGTTCTGATCGTCCATGGAGATAAGAGGGAGGCCAAGGCCCGGCTGATCCAGCAGGCTCAGCCGTTTCCACATGTTCGATTCTGCCAG GCCAAGCTGGATATTGCTTTTGGAACTCACCACAC GAAGATGATGTTGCTGTGGTACGAGGAAGGCTTCAGAGTCATCATTCTGACCTCCAACCTCATCAGAGCAGACTGGTACCAGAAAACACAAGG GATGTGGATAAGCCCCATGTTTCCACAGTTACCAAAGGGCAGCAGTGCGAGCGCAGGTGAGTCACCAACCTTCTTTAAGAGGGACCTGCTGGAATACCTGGCATCGTACCGCGCCCCAGAACTTGAGGAGTGGATCCAACGGATCAAAGAGCACGACCTTTCAGAGACCAG GGTTTATTTGGTCGGCTCAACCCCAGGGAGATATGTTGGTTCAGACATGGAGCGCTGGGGCCACCTGAGGATGAGGAAg CTGTTGTATGACCACACAGAGCCTATTCCCGGCGAAGAAAAATGGCCTGTGATTGGCCAGTTCTCCAGCATCGGCTCTATGGGACTGGATAAGACCAAATGGTTGGCAGGGGAATTTCAGCGCACCATGACCACGCTGGGGAAATCCTCTTTTCGCCCGGACCCCCCCATGCACTTG CTGTATCCATCAGTTGAAGATGTGAGAACTAGTTTAGAAGGCTACCCAG CGGGAGGCTCTCTTCCCTACAGCATCCAGACAGCGCAGAAACAACTCTGGCTCCACTCCTACTTTCA CCGTTGGAAGGCGAATACGACAGGAAGGAGTCACGCCATGCCACACATCAAGACATACATGAGGGCCTCACCAGATTTCACTCAGCTTGCCTGGTTCCTCGTCACAAG tgccaACCTGTCCAAAGCAGCGTGGGGTGCACTGGAGAAGAACAACACTCAGGTGATGGTTCGGTCATATGAGCTGGGAGTCCTCTACGTGCCCTCTGCCTTT AACATGAAGACCTTCCCTGTTCACAAAAATCCATTTCCTCtggtctcctcctcctctggttTCCCTGTGCCCTTTGACCTCCCTCCCACAAGCTACTCTCCTAAAG